Proteins from one Podospora pseudoanserina strain CBS 124.78 chromosome 1, whole genome shotgun sequence genomic window:
- the NBP2 gene encoding HOG (high osmolarity glycerol) pathway protein (COG:T; EggNog:ENOG503NZRK) produces the protein MTAILSPANSPATSPPAISSPVTANAAHPALPPLITSPPARRSQLPRPMSHASKNRLSQYSTTSSLPSRSRPPSHIFPLLPSSLPYTLVRDFAYPPGHPLHYGPPPEPSRPPSGMTTPASEQRRLSDPPTAWDSRGWDGHFWSSGGGGSHGRPADLPSIHLADGPPWSEDEDLQSPVVSSRHRKHHKTSSGGIYGRSRVGREQLMSQDHYGGDRGFYVGTSADGADRYYINQGNEANGPGGEYVTYPPGQAGHTGNGHAGNGNEPYQIANQQPRGYADEDAYDSDNSSTCSSPGYHNVDESRYSRDYQFTITSPDEEMHGKAVALFDFERENENELPLVEGQIIWVSYRHGQGWLVAEDPRTQESGLVPEEYVRLLRDIEGGMTSLTGQLDTTSPGSPSNATNEAGTPTQTEYQLPQSPATTVGSGSTVTATGTNGFHQPVVSTFSTSSKDLDPYPQHLLGTQAGQPPPQVVHYHGQRGGSQANTPTLLFHNEAGFLRRGSQDVISTTKKGEPGLETLPDAKLESTKRASR, from the coding sequence ATGACGGCGATCCTATCGCCCGCAAACTCTCCAGCGACGTCGCCGCCCGCCATATCGTCGCCGGTGACTGCGAACGCGGCCCACCCCGCACTTCCACCGCtcatcacctcacctcccgcTCGCAGGAGCCAACTTCCTCGCCCAATGTCGCACGCGTCCAAGAACCGGCTGTCGCAGTACTCGACCACGAGTTCGCTACCCTCACGGTCACGCCCGCCCTCTcacatcttccccctcctcccctcgaGCCTGCCCTACACGCTCGTACGAGACTTTGCCTACCCGCCTGGTCACCCGCTTCACTATGGTCCGCCCCCGGAGCCATCACGACCGCCCTCGGGCATGACCACCCCCGCCAGCGAGCAGCGACGTCTCTCGGACCCACCAACCGCCTGGGACAGCCGGGGCTGGGATGGCCACTTCTGGAGCAGTGGCGGCGGGGGCTCACACGGCAGACCGGCTGATCTGCCCTCTATCCATCTGGCAGACGGCCCACCGTGGAGCGAAGACGAGGATCTCCAGAGCCCAGTCGTCAGTTCTCGGCACAGGAAGCATCACAAGACCTCATCGGGTGGCATCTACGGCAGGAGTCGGGTTGGCCGTGAGCAGCTCATGAGCCAGGACCATTATGGCGGCGATAGAGGCTTCTACGTCGGCACCAGCGCCGACGGAGCTGACCGGTACTACATCAACCAAGGGAACGAAGCGAACGGCCCAGGCGGCGAATACGTGACCTATCCACCGGGACAGGCGGGACACACTGGCAACGGACACGCCGGGAATGGAAACGAGCCATACCAAATCGCCAACCAGCAGCCCAGGGGCTACGCTGACGAGGACGCCTACGATTCGGACAACTCGAGCACGTGCTCCTCGCCAGGATACCACAACGTTGACGAATCCCGCTATTCACGGGACTATCAATTCACCATCACGTCTCCCGACGAGGAAATGCACGGCAAAGCCGTGGCTCTCTTTGATTTTGAGCGCGAGAACGAGAACGAGCTCCCGCTCGTGGAGGGTCAGATCATCTGGGTATCATATCGGCATGGTCAAGGCTGGCTTGTGGCCGAGGATCCGAGAACACAAGAGAGTGGGCTTGTCCCTGAGGAATATGTTCGGCTGCTCCGTGATATTGAAGGTGGCATGACGAGCTTGACAGGGCAACTGGATACTACCAGCCCCGGAAGCCCCAGCAATGCCACAAACGAAGCGGGAACCCCAACTCAAACCGAGTATCAGCTTCCACAATCGCCTGCCACAACCGTAGGCTCCGGGTCGACAGTGACAGCAACCGGAACAAACGGGTTTCACCAGCCGGTAGTATCAACCTTTAGCACGAGCAGCAAGGACCTAGACCCCTACCCACAACACCTGCTGGGTACACAAGCTGGCCAGCCACCTCCACAAGTAGTGCATTACCACGGCCAGCGAGGAGGCTCTCAAGCCAACACGCCAACACTACTCTTCCACAACGAGGCCGGATTTCTCAGGAGAGGAAGTCAAGACGTGATAagcaccaccaagaaagGGGAGCCAGGATTGGAAACGCTACCGGATGCGAAGCTGGAGAGTACAAAGAGGGCGTCCAGGTGA
- the SSU72 gene encoding RNA polymerase II subunit A C-terminal domain phosphatase (COG:K; EggNog:ENOG503NZ1A; BUSCO:EOG09264JW6) — MDTANGNATTASAAPAAPAQPNGHREDPGGFKLKFCTVCASNQNRSMEGHLRLALANYPVISFGTGSLVRLPGPTITQPNVYKFNETSYDSIYRELEAKDPRLYRANGLLNMLGRNRNIKWGPERWQDWQVGMPRVKKETDKGFEGMEGGVADIVITCEERCWDAVIDDLLNRGSPLNRAVHVINIDIKDNHEEASVGGKAMVDLADSLNQVAKEEREKVGATAFDSGSGAARASFDERVPEVIGEWQERWPNLPATWTLAWF, encoded by the exons ATGGACACCGCCAACGGTAACGCGACTACGGCTTCGGCTGCTCCCGCTGCTCCGGCCCAGCCAAACGGCCACCGGGAGGACCCTGGTGGCTTCAAACTCAAGTTTTGCACCGTATGTGCCAGTAATCAGAACAG ATCTATGGAGGGCCATTTGCGTCTGGCGTTGGCAAACTATCCAGTGATTTCTTTCGGAACCGGCTCTCTTGTCCGGCTTCCAGGTCCTACCATCACACAGCCCAATGTCTACAAGTTCAACGAGACCTCGTACGATAGTATCTACAGAGAGCTTGAGGCCAAGGACCCCCGTTTGTATCGGGCCAACGGGCTTCTTAACATGCTCGGCCGAAACCGCAACATCAAGTGGGGCCCGGAAAGATGGCAAGACTGGCAAGTAGGCATGCCCCGAGTCAAGAAAGAAACAGACAAAGGCTTCGAGGGCATGGAGGGAGGCGTCGCCGATATAGTCATTACCTGCGAAGAGCGCTGCTGGGATGCTGTGATCGATGATCTTCTTAACCGGGGCTCTCCACTCAACAGAGCTGTTCATGTTATCAACATTGATATCAAGGACAACCACGAAGAGGCCTCCGTTGGAGGCAAAGCCATGGTCGACCTTGCCGACTCCCTGAACCAGGTCGCGAAAGAAGAGCGTGAAAAGGTTGGCGCAACGGCGTTTGATTCTGGCAGTGGTGCTGCCAGAGCCAGCTTTGATGAGCGTGTTCCCGAGGTGATTGGTGAGTGGCAGGAAAGATGGCCTAACCTTCCTGCGACTTGGACTTTGGCTTGGTTTTGA